The proteins below come from a single Triticum aestivum cultivar Chinese Spring chromosome 5D, IWGSC CS RefSeq v2.1, whole genome shotgun sequence genomic window:
- the LOC123124353 gene encoding uncharacterized protein: protein MRRLINTNSHQSPLPPFVATESGVGVRLDVGGLLPRVVSKRGADIVDGRGGLLVLRERSKKFWELNLVLCSPLERSYRRLPPVNISRYDMACAAFVPLQGVGFRVAVVLFGGADDLSRYAVLVYDSASAPPAWKVTTGSRQRGERHYNAHEGPSVVVGDVVYSLQDEHIMVVDTTKMTMSVLPEPVARPDWLIEGDHWIGKTEDGRLCFFVFHDYKPLLVARWALGADSKWTPQQPLWLPPELHGEKLTTEISSSSKRVRFAGFCEGSRMLFFVMDDWVVPFDIETLEMERLWCCDTDEPRRLGGLSKVYPYEMLPWPPMLKDFAH, encoded by the coding sequence AcgtcggcggcctcctcccccgTGTGGTGTCCAAGCGCGGCGCCGACATCGTCGACGGCCGCGGCGGCCTACTCGTCCTGCGCGAGCGCAGCAAAAAGTTCTGGGAGCTCAATCTCGTCCTCTGCAGCCCGCTGGAGAGGTCATACCGGCGGTTGCCGCCGGTGAATATCAGTCGGTACGACATGGCCTGCGCCGCTTTCGTTCCTCTCCAGGGCGTCGGTTTCCGCGTCGCTGTCGTGCTCTTCGGCGGCGCTGACGACTTGTCCCGCTACGCTGTTCTGGTCTACGACTCCGCTAGCGCTCCCCCAGCCTGGAAGGTGACCACCGGCTCCCGGCAGCGCGGGGAACGGCATTACAATGCCCACGAGGGCCCGTCCGTCGTTGTCGGCGACGTCGTGTACAGTCTTCAAGACGAGCACATCATGGTGGTGGACACTACCAAGATGACAATGTCCGTGTTGCCGGAGCCGGTGGCCCGTCCCGACTGGCTGATTGAGGGCGACCACTGGATCGGCAAGACCGAGGACGGCCGTCTGTGCTTCTTCGTGTTCCACGACTACAAGCCGCTTCTTGTGGCGAGGTGGGCTCTTGGAGCGGATAGCAAGTGGACTCCGCAGCAGCCGTTGTGGCTGCCCCCGGAGCTCCACGGCGAGAAGCTCACGACGGAAATCTCCTCTTCCTCCAAGCGTGTGAGATTCGCTGGGTTCTGCGAGGGCAGCAGGATGCTCTTCTTCGTCATGGACGATTGGGTGGTTCCTTTCGACATCGAGACGTTGGAGATGGAAAGGCTGTGGTGCTGCGATACCGACGAGCCGCGGCGGCTTGGAGGGCTTAGCAAGGTGTACCCGTACGAGATGCTGCCGTGGCCTCCGATGCTCAAAGATTTCGCCCATTAA